The Salvelinus alpinus chromosome 29, SLU_Salpinus.1, whole genome shotgun sequence region tttagaaacttcagagtgttttctatccaattatactaataatatgcttatcttatcttctggggatgagtagctggcagtttaatttgggcatgcttttcatccaaaattccgaatgctgccccctaccctagagaagttaaagaaggtaagacacttgacagagaattgttACAGGATAGCCATGAACGAACGCCCCAGGGCGAATTGGACATGTGGAAAATGAAAGATAATGTCCGACATAAGGATAATTTACTAATCTTACCTGTCATTGTTTAGATATGCGGCAATATTAATACATGGGCAGAGCCATGTATCAATAGGGGGGATAGGTTAGGACACTTTGTGGCCTATTGGATGGATCATAATAGGTTAGGATAGGTTAGGACACTTTGTGGCCTATTGGATGGATAATGAACTAattaaaatacaaatacaaatgttatAATAGATAAATATAGCAAATGGGTAGAAGCGTTCCCAACTTACTTGGCGGACACGATTATGGTAGCTAAAATATTAGGTCAAGATATTATCCCTAGAGTTGGTTTACTCGATCTATTTCTTTAAATAATGGATGACAGTTTATCTAATCAGGTAGACCCTACAGAATGCCCGAATTAGGATGATTGGAACAAGCAGACATAGAAGTAGAGAATAGCATGGTTGAACACATGAGGAGGTTGTTCATTTACCAAACCCGTATGTCAAAGATGTTATGCTCTACAGTAGAACTACAGAAGGAGATTACACACAAGATTGGGCCAGGAGACTGGGTCTGGGTCCAATCACTAAAGAAAAAGGACTGGAAGCAGCCACGGTGGGAGGGGCCATACCAAGTACTCCTGGTGACAGCCTTCACGGTGGGAATAGCTGAAAGAGCTACCTGGGTTCATGTGACACATTGCAAGAGGGTAAAACACACTGACACTGGCGAACAATCACAGAGTTAGGAGAAGAACTGAATACCAATAAGGGTCGGGGGTAACCTCTCTAACGAAGATTCCCTAACCCGCCCTATCCTCCCTGTGTGCGTTCATAGAACTGAAAGTATGGGCTGGCCTCTACCTGATGATATGTTCTCCGGGAAAGGGTGGGGCTTTACAGGAGTGCTGATAGGTCTGAGCTGTCTGATTGTGGGAGCCATATTCCTAATACACCATGACCCACCCGAGAAGGCAGAAATTGGTAACTCGACCCATAGTGTAGAAGATTAGGATTTTGTATTGACAAAGTGCAAAAGGTCATTCAATCTGGATAAACAGGAAGTGAGAGTTGAGCTAGGGAAGGATGTCTCAGTCAAGCTCTATGTAGACCAAATGGGGTCTCTGACCCCTTGGCAGTCTAGAACTACGAGCCTTTATGGCAGATATCTGTGCAGGTCCCCGTGTAGTTCATGGGAACAGGTCATAGCTCACACCGAGAGAGAGGGCTATATAAATCCACATACCCAGTATGGAAGAAGATGGAGTATAGTGAAGGTGAGGGTTCTTGACTATAATCCGGAGCGAGAGAAGTATTGCATAAAGGTACGAATTACCATTAAAATCGTAAAGAAAGAGGATCTAGGGTTATGGTATGTTGGGTTTGATCAGGTTTCGGTTGTCAACATCGTACCCTTCCGGGTAGAAGAGGTTAGGGCCGGTGATAGTTCTAAAGCCAGCCAGAATACAAGCAGAGCAGAGCCCCTGGCGAAACAGATACTGACCGTGGAGGCGTCCAGAGCCAAGGACCGGTGCGGATAGTTCAGACGAAAGATCTTAAGGAAGTGATTGAGGTGGAAACTGGTTATGGGGATTCCAACCTGTGGTTGGAATGGATTCAGTATACAGCCAGATCAGTAGCTAAAGAAGAATGATATGCCTGTGCCACAGCCAAACCTCAGTTGCACACCATGCCCTTTCCCCTTGAGGGAATTGATTCACCCAGGAGAATGGCCTGTATGGTAAAGCTGTTCATGAAGGCAGGGAAGCCAGACAATGACAGTTGCATTGATCTGCATTATCTGTATCCCCATGTGCCCATTACATCCAGACTTCCCCCTTTCACAGTTACAGGAGGAAATTATTATTGTATGGCTCGATACATCACACACGGATGGGACGTAGGGGAAGTAAGAACATGCAATaggacagagaatgttacaaccgACAAGACAACCGACAAGACAACCACCCTGATTGGGTGGTTGAGTTCCGAGAACTTTAGTAAGATAAAAAGGCCTAGAGCGGATGCCTGGTGGTTGTGGGGAGGTATGAAGCTGTGGCCTAACCTGCCTACAAATTGGACCGGTATTTGTGCACTAGTGCAGTTCGGCATGCCCTTCACCCTTATCCAACACAAAGACTTAGGGCCaggtagaagagagagaaggagtgctcCGTCAGGATCTTTTGACAATAGAGTTTACATTGATAGCATTGGAGTTCCAAGAGGGGTGCCTGATGAGTTCAAAGCTAGGAATCAGATATGGGCTGGATTGGAATCAAGCATCTTCTGGTGGTCAACTCTCAATAAAAATGTAGattggatcaattatatctactatactAGAGAGGCGATTAAATTATTAGCAGAGCAAACAGCTGCAACTAGTTTGATGGTATGGCAGAGTAGAATAGCCTTGGATATGTTACTGGCTGAAaagggtggggtgtgtgtgataTTTGGATCAGAATGTTGTACTTTCATCCCCCATAACACAGCTCCAGACGGATCAGTGACCAAGGCCCTGGCTGGTTTAACCACATTAGCCCACGAATTAGCAGAGAACTCGGGGGTGGATAATTCTCTAACAAATTGGTTCGACAGGGtgtttgggaaatggaaaaatgtcataATCACTGTGTTGTGTGCAACTTTCACCTGTATGAGTGTTTTAGGTTCTGTCTGGATGCTGTTTGATTCCGTGTATGAGAGGTTTGATCACCAGGACTCTGGAGAGGTCAATGACGCAACAGATGGTGAGATACGGACCGATTCCGAGCTCCGGCCAGTGGGATGACGAATACAGGCCTCCAGGCCTAGGAGATGGCTCCGTTTCTTTTAACTACGAGGGGCCAATGTTGGATGAGACTATTTTTGATGGTTAAGACTGTATTTTTATGAAGATTGTAATAAAAATCCTAACAGGAAGCGTTATGATTGGATGTAGGCCTATAACAGTCATTGAGGGATATCGAATGTACATGCATGTATTGGTTTGAATTATTCTTGGATACCATTTATGTTTCCATATAGTATATGaggtatcagtgtgtattatttaGTCCTTAAGGGTGGATGTGTTGATGGAATTTATAGGTTTAAATGAATGActagaatattccaccctgaagccatataattgtatgaaattgattagaatcataaaaatCTAATCAACTACGTGTGTAGTGCTAGTcagtaaaattataataaatgatgtgtgtagtttgtcatgatgtgtgtagttttagtcagaattagggtagaACAATATAACTGTAACAATGTCTATTATAGTATCTTAaaaacagactgtctgagcaagattcgGTGCCGACCTTAGCTGGGGGGCCACTGAGAGTACTTCCCAGGGTCTCCCTATCTTGAGGGAGGACGGGGAGTGATTCTCACGGACTcccctaatctttgtcggctgggtagcaggacagtgtgtgcgtaggatacctaataTTTGTGTGTGAAAGTATGAGCTTAAGAAGCCAGTATAAAATTAATGGTTTTGTACAACTAACAAGCGCTCTCGTGAATAAACCTTattgactattttagctgggcctccgtctgtttcatttTAATCAGCATCTTATAAATCCTGATTAGCAGactgagtagtttaattgaaATGGTTTATGAACATCGAGAACATAAATTCTCATGACACCTTCCAAGAGAATCCTCGTCAGTTAtcttcacagctgtgtacattccccctcaagcagacaccaagatggccctaaaggaacttcactggactctatgtaaactggaaaccttatatcctgaggctgcatttattgtagctggggattttaacaaagcaaatttgagaacaaggctacctaaattctatcagcatattgattgcacttTGCGCGGGGGTAATACACtctaccactgctactctaacttccgcaatgcatataaagccctcccttcaggcaaatccgaccacgacgccatcttgctcctaccgtcttataggcagaaactcaaacaggatgtaccagtgactagaactattcaacgctggtctgaccaatcaaaaTCCACgcgtcaagattgttttgatcacacggactgggatatgttccggtcagcctcagagaataacatcgacCTATACGTTGACTCGGTGAGTgaatttataaggaagtgcattggagatgttggacCCAATgtaactattaaaacctaccctaaccagaaaccgtggatggatggcggcatttgcgcaaaactgaaagcacgaaccatcgcatttaaccatggaaaaagGTCTGGGAAATtgtttgaatataaacagtgtagttctttcctctgcaaggcaatcaaacaagtgaaatgccggtacagggacaaagtgaaggcccaattcaacggctcagacacgacacgtatgtggcagggtctacaggaaatcacaaactacaaaaagaaaaccagccaagtCACGGACcacgacgtcacgcttccagacaaactaaacaccttctttgccctctTTGAGGATAATATAGTGCCACCGCCGCGGGCCGCTAACAAGAACTGCGGCGCCCCTcttcttctccgtggccgacgtgagtaaaacatttaaacgtgttaaccctcgcagggctgctggcccagacggaatacctagccgcgtcctcagagcatgcgcagaccagctggctgttgtgtttacagacatattcaatcattccctatcccagtctgctgtccccacatgcttcaagatggcctaaattgttcctgtacccaggaaggcaaagataactgaactaaatgactaccgcaccgtagcactcacttctgtcatcctgAAGTGCTTTAAGAGACTAGTCAATGATCAAATCATCTCGACCttccggccaccctagacccacttcagtttgcataccgcccaaacaggtccacagatgatgcaatcgccatcacactgcacactgccgtatcccatctggacaagaggaatacctatgtaagaatgctgttcatttactacagctcagcattcaccactatagtaccctccaagctcatcgtcaagctggaggccctgggcctcaatcccgccctgtgcaattgagtCCTGGACttttctgacgggctgcccccaggtggtgaacgtAAGAAACAACATCTCTACCTCGCTGACCctgaacactggggccccacaagagtgtatgcacagccccctcctgtactccctgttcacccatgactgcgtggccatgcacacctccaactcaaccatcaagtttgcagacgacacaacagtagtgggcttgattaccaacatcgacgagacagcctacagggaggaggtgagggcactcggagtgtggtgtcaggaaaacaacttctcactcaacgtcaacaaaaaaaagagatgatcgtggacttcaggaaaaaggagcaccccccccccccccccccctcttacaTCGAAGGGACAacagtggagaaagtggaaagttttaatttcctcggcatacacatcaacgacaaactgaaatggtccacccacacggagtgtgtggtgaagaaggcgcaacagcgcctcttcaacctcaggaggctgaagaaatgtggcttgtcactcAAAACCCTGACTAACTTTTACAGTTCCACAATCGAGGGCATCCTGTCAGGATGTATCACAGCCTAGTACGGCAACATCTTgccctcaactgcaaggctctccagagggtggtgcggtctgcacaacacatcaccgggggcaaactacctgcccaccATGACATctatagcacccgatgtcacaggtaggcaaaaaaagatcatcaaagacaacagccacccgaaccactgcctgttcacaccgctaccatccagaaggtgaggtcagtacaggtgcatcgaagctgggaccgagagactgaagaacagcttctatctcaaggccatcagactgctaaacagcagtcactaactcagagaggctgctgcctacatggagacccaatcactggccactttaacaaatggatcactagtcactttaaacgatgccacttaataatgtttacatatcttacattactcatatcatatttatgtactgtattttataccatctattgcaccttgcctatgccgcttggcCATCGTTCATccttatatttatatgtacatattctcattcacccctttgagatttgtgtgtattagttgtagttgttggggaactgttagattacttgttagatattactgcactgtcggaaccagaagcacaagcatttcgctacactcgcattaacatctgctaaccatgtgtatgtgacaaatagaatgtgatttgatttgatttgaacatgcgTGCCAATTAAAGATCTTGACTAATCAGATGCAAGGCCCAATTAGGGTGTAATCCAGCCCAGGTGTGCAGCCTGGTTGGTTGTTAAAAGCTACCTCAGTTTCATCAATTGTATCATAGCAGATGCACGCTGTCCTCTAACCTACAGAGTCACATTAGTTGTTGGCATGGGACTCATGATGGCAAACACGCTCAGGTTATTGTTCAAGCAACTGGTTTGGTTTTTACTTGTGGAAAACTTCTTAGTCTCTCCTGCTTTGTCATATACTTATAGCACTGACACATGGCAACAACTTCCAAGGCGAACACTGAAATTTGACAATCGTCCACGCTTTAAACAGCCTCCACTCCAACAAACAGTTTCAAGGCCAGTTCGAGTAGAAACTGTCGCTGTGACGTGCCATTCAGACTACATGGAGATAGTCGTGAAGGCTGATTTGTTTAAACTCGGTAATCTAATCGACGTGGATGACCTGCGACTTGGAGTTGAACAGTACCAAGACCAAGAGCACTGTAGGGCTACAGCGTCAGCAGCCGGAGATGAGTACAGAATATTTGCAGCACTTTCGGACTGTGGAACCAAGTACCTGGTAATATATTTATATTATCTGTTTTCAGTAGTTGACTTCTTGAAACAACCTTCTCTTAAATGCTGCTTTGTGACTCCACAGATGAACGAAGACTCATTGATTTACACAAACCTCCTCAGATATACACCCAGAACCACACCAGATGGCGTTATTCGAATGGCTGGTGCTGTAATCCCAGTTGAGTGTCATTATGAAAGGTGAGTTTAGGCTATACTGTTGTATGACGATCATAGGAATCCTGCGTTGACCTATTGGTGTATTTACCGGTCTGTACTTTCTGTTTCAGGAAGTACAGTTTGGACAGCTCTCCTCTCCAGCCGACCTGGATCCCTTTCACCGCCACAGTGCCTGCTGAAGACACCCTGCAGTTCTCATTGAAGCTTATGACAAGTGGGTATATAAATCCTCGGCTGCATTTTGCAGGGTACAATTTTGTTGAACATTCAGATAATCAATCAAAAGGATACAATGGCGCTCTCCCAGAAGCTTGGTAAAACCTGTGAATTGAATGTTCAGATAtaaatcattgagagtatctctaccgctcctgctgtctctagagagttggaaACAGccggtctgggacaggtagcacgtccagtgaacaggtcagggttccatagccgcaggcagataTAAATGTACTATGTAGCACAAATGCCCCTCTGACATGCAAAATACGGAATCACATCAGACAACTGTTATTGGGGACACTTCTATCTGCAACGTTATACAGTTTGCCTACTAAAACATGGCGCTGTTAACAAACCCCTTAATTTAATCCATTATGTGATGCTCACTAGTTGAGTGACTATTGACAATATGTTCTGGCCGGGGTAGTTTTCATAGCGACTCGTGTTCGTAACTTTAAAACGCATCACTTGCAGTACGGTCTTTCATATCAGCGATACATTTTGTAAAAAGATAAATTACTACACGTTTTATAGGGTTCCCACACGGACATGGTTCCATGTGACAGTGCTTGTTAACATACAGAAGACAGAGGCGTACCTGTGCTAATTAGTTATCTGTGTCTACCCAAGTGTTTGAAAAAACGGAAGATTGACGCCACaaacgtgttgtcactgaaaTACTGTCGGCTACAACTAAATGGGGTAGAGTAAGTGTTGCGCTTGTGAAGTGATATGAAAGAGGGCTTTGTTTCTTGAACTACACTGCAATAGATGTGTTAGCTGCCAGGGCCAATTCACATCTAAACAGATGGTCCTTGGACTATAAGGAGTATTGTTAGGCTCCATTAGTTCATTATTGGATATCCTGTCTTTACTGTCATTTCCTTTCCAGGTGACTGGCTCTATGAGCGGGGTTCTGGAGTCTACTTCCTGGGTGATCCCATCAACATTGAGGCGTCTGTCAGGGTTGCTCACCACACCAGGCTCAGGGTCTTTGTTAGCAGCTGCGTGGCCACACTGGACCCTGATAGCAACTCTGTCCCCAGATATGTCTTCATTGAGAGTGATGGGTAAGCAGGGGGGGAAAATGGCTTAGAACGACTATTCTCCGGCTGGCCCGTAGAGAACGATAGAATATGTCatttgagggcttccaccattttaaagtagtcaactggtgCTTGGTGGCTTTGAGATTTCTTAATTGGTTACTAAGGACGATGCCCCAATATGTATTTTAATATTATCTCCCTCCAGGTGCTTGACGGATTCCCAGCTGCCTGGTTCCCGCTCTGGTTTCATGCGTAGAACCCAGGACAACAAGCTCGGGTTCCACATTGATGCCTTTAGGTTCTACCAGGAGGACAGGGCAGAGGTGAGGGTTGTATTTTTAAAAAGAAACAGATTTTGTAGAGGccattatgggtactgtagttaaATGGTTCTACAGTAACATTTACAGACATTATGTAGGCTACTGTGATTCTGCATCTGTTTTGCTTATCCTGTTTTTTTATAGCTGTACATCACCTGCCACCTTATGGCAGTGCCTGTCATGAACCATGCAGAGCCTAGCAACAAGGCATGCTCCTTCATTGATGGCAGGTGGGATAAGTCACATTTCCTTAGCTGCTGTGACCTATTCACTGGAATaaccatatatttttttaaagtggtGTGTTCTTGGTCCATGAGTAGATCTTTCATACTTTTCAGATGGAGGTCTGCTGATGAGAATGATTTGCTATGTGGGCGTTGTACAAGCCTGAGTAGACAGAAGGGGGTTGATCAAGCTCCAGCACAACGTCCCCTCAGTCCAAGACTAGGTGGTAGCCAACTTGAACCTCGTGTCTACCGCAAGAAAGCCCCAGCCTCTGGTGACAATTGGAGTATTCGGATGAAAGGTTTATTTGACATCTTAATCCCTCTATTCCATCAACACCTTCTCAAAACACATTGCAGGGGCGGGACCTTCTCCAATATGGTTGAGATGGAAATTGAGGGAAGACGAattgagtgttttgactgcaaaTGTGTGTTGCATCTGTTTAAATAATGTGTTGTCCTTTAAGTATGGGACCAGGATACTACTTTGGGCCCCGTGATGGTCCTCCCAAGTAAACAGAAGAGTACACCTGTATCTCCACGGATGAGTGGAGGTATCGATATACCTGGCTTCCCTGCCTCAACAGGGGACAGGAAGCCCGTATCACCTGGCAGTCGTTGGAGTGGCATGGACTACAAGAGAGGTAATTTGACTCTGACATGGTGTAATcttattccttatgtagtgcactacctttgatcaGGTAGTCTTGATAACCCAACCCCAGGTAACAGCAGTGACTTGGGTCTGGTTTCAATGACTTACTTGTTGGCAAATTCTCCCAACAAATCACGAGGC contains the following coding sequences:
- the LOC139558435 gene encoding zona pellucida sperm-binding protein 3-like isoform X1, producing the protein MGLMMANTLRLLFKQLVWFLLVENFLVSPALSYTYSTDTWQQLPRRTLKFDNRPRFKQPPLQQTVSRPVRVETVAVTCHSDYMEIVVKADLFKLGNLIDVDDLRLGVEQYQDQEHCRATASAAGDEYRIFAALSDCGTKYLMNEDSLIYTNLLRYTPRTTPDGVIRMAGAVIPVECHYERKYSLDSSPLQPTWIPFTATVPAEDTLQFSLKLMTSDWLYERGSGVYFLGDPINIEASVRVAHHTRLRVFVSSCVATLDPDSNSVPRYVFIESDGCLTDSQLPGSRSGFMRRTQDNKLGFHIDAFRFYQEDRAELYITCHLMAVPVMNHAEPSNKACSFIDGRWRSADENDLLCGRCTSLSRQKGVDQAPAQRPLSPRLGGSQLEPRVYRKKAPASGDNWSIRMKVWDQDTTLGPVMVLPSKQKSTPVSPRMSGGIDIPGFPASTGDRKPVSPGSRWSGMDYKRVPGPYFAQSQNAVSPLGPTLGPNKHGLVSSATYDGFIRRKELISQRELEATPDPELIPTPEPIGDLEVTTEKEGLTEDQYEIGTY
- the LOC139558435 gene encoding zona pellucida sperm-binding protein 3-like isoform X2, which codes for MGLMMANTLRLLFKQLVWFLLVENFLVSPALSYTYSTDTWQQLPRRTLKFDNRPRFKQPPLQQTVSRPVRVETVAVTCHSDYMEIVVKADLFKLGNLIDVDDLRLGVEQYQDQEHCRATASAAGDEYRIFAALSDCGTKYLMNEDSLIYTNLLRYTPRTTPDGVIRMAGAVIPVECHYERKYSLDSSPLQPTWIPFTATVPAEDTLQFSLKLMTSDWLYERGSGVYFLGDPINIEASVRVAHHTRLRVFVSSCVATLDPDSNSVPRYVFIESDGCLTDSQLPGSRSGFMRRTQDNKLGFHIDAFRFYQEDRAELYITCHLMAVPVMNHAEPSNKACSFIDGRWRSADENDLLCGRCTSLSRQKGVDQAPAQRPLSPRLGGSQLEPRVYRKKAPASVWDQDTTLGPVMVLPSKQKSTPVSPRMSGGIDIPGFPASTGDRKPVSPGSRWSGMDYKRVPGPYFAQSQNAVSPLGPTLGPNKHGLVSSATYDGFIRRKELISQRELEATPDPELIPTPEPIGDLEVTTEKEGLTEDQYEIGTY